CTGAGCAAGGACAGCATAAAGAGCTTGTCGCAGCTGGAGGCGTCTACAGTCGCCTGCATAAGGCGCAATTCAGCACATAACGTATCGCTGTGATACGTAACTGGAGGAATAAGCATGACAAACCAATTAGAGCTATTCGACACGACCATTATAGGCGGGGGACCTGCTGGAATGTACACAGCATTTTACAGCGGCATGCGCGATTTGAAGACTAAGATTATTGATGCACAGGACCAACTGGGTGGTAGACTGCTCACCTATCCGGAGAAGGTAATCTGGGACGTAGGCGGCGTAACCCCAATTCTATGTGAGCAGCTTATTTCTCAATTGGTGCAGCAAGCCCAAACCTTCGAACCGACTATTGTGCTCGGTCAGCAAATCGCGGGCTTGGAGCACCAGCCGGATGGTACGATGATTTTGACAGCGACTAATGGTGAGCAGCACTGGACGAAGACGGTTATTCTAGCAATCGGATATGGTATTCGTAAGATGGCGAAGCTGGAAATTGAAGGTGCCGATCGTTATGAAGTGACGAACCTATACTACACTGTTCAGGAGCTAGAGACGTTCAGGAACAAGCGTGTACTAATATCTGGCGGTGGCGATTCTGCTGTCGATTGGGCGAATGCATTAGAGCCAATTGCGGCTAGTGTAACTGTCGTGCATAGACGAGAACAATTCGGCGGGCATGAAAGAAACATAAAGAAGATGAAGGAATCAAGTGTAAATGTCTTGGTGCCTTACCGTGTAGAGAAACTCCATAGTAAGGATGGAGCGGTTATTGATGAGGTAACGATTACTCATATGGTAACGGAAGAGCAGGAGCAATTAGAGGTTGATGCTATTATTGTTAATCATGGAATGAAGTCTGACTTCGGTCCAATCAGGGATTGGGGACTGGATATCGGAGAATGGAACATTCAAGTATCTGAGAGAATGTGTACTAACATTCCTGGGATCTTTGCAGCAGGCGATACTGTGAACTATGGCAGTAAGGTTGGACTAATTGCTGGTACCTTCAATGACGGTGTTCTTGCACTTAATAGTGCTAAGCTGTTCATGGAGCCGGAGGCTCACAAGTATGCTTATGTTTCTTCACATAATGAGAAGTTTAAGGAGAAGAACAAGGCACTTGGCATAGTAGTGGAGGAAGAAGAGGAAGAATAAAACTACGACTGTTCGATAGGCAGTCGTGCTAAGCAATAGCAAGGCCGCCTAACCATTATCTTAGACTGCCCTTCGGGGTAGTCTTTTTACGTTGGGTGACGGAACTGAGTTGCATAACGGCAGATCATCTGGTTAAGATGAGGGGTACAGAGAGTTTAGGGTAGTTAAAAGATGACACTATACGAAAGCTTCCTGAGGAGGACAGGTTATGCCTAACATTGTGCAAAGCGTTCCTTATGGCTACGAGCCGCCAGTAGATCGTGAAAAAGGGACATTGGTATTTTATGACACGTTTGAAGAAACGACTGATTCGGAGTTAGATCTTGCAGTGAAATGTGCGGTCGCACGTTCATTTACGAAGCTGGTGCTGTATCCCATACATGAGGAAACTATGCGGAGAATGTCTAAGAAGGCGGCGGTAAGCCCTTATTATAAAAGGGAGAAGCGGTTATACGAATGGCTGCTAGAACGAGGGAATAAGATAACAACGATAGATGGCTGGGAAGGAAAGAGAAAGAAATATACGCCGATTGATTCTGCTCTTAGACATTTGACAGAAACACTGGCCGCCCCTCATTTTATATTTGTTACACCAGAAACGGCTAATTTGTTTGCTTCTTTTGCATCGTTTGAAGAGTGGATTGTGAAAATTCGACTTATTTTGATAGCTGAGCCTCATATTATTCATCCAAAGTTAGAGCAATACCGTCATCGTTGGGATATCGTAAATTATTGAGTTATTCAGAATGTATAAGTTTCACCATATCCATTTCTGAATAACCTTCGACATAAACATTCTTCCGCTAACCAAAAGACAGCGAAGCCGTTTATGCTAGAAATAATGGGTTACAAATATAGTGAATGATGTAATTGACAGAGAGAACCGGGATGACTATAATTATTCTGTGCATTGAGAATTATTATCATTTATAAGCTATGTTTATTATTTCATGTAAGTTCAAGGAGGAAGTTAGCATGAGAAGCACGAGCCCGTGGAATGCTAATTCGCTTTTCACAGCGGTTTGTGCATTTGCTTTGAGCCTAGCACTTTTCTTTTCAACGTACTCAACTGTTTTGGCAGCAGATGGTCTTACTGCAGAGCAGTCGACTAATGAAATCTCAATAGCCATCAAGCAAGCTGATGAGATGGGTGCTTATATTGAGTCAGGGAATTTGGAGCAAGGATCTGAAGTATTTGCATTGATTAAAAAATGGTGGACGGTTAACAAGAAAACTGTCAAACAAAACTCGTTGGATATGGCACTGGAGATTGACCGTCAGGTTGCAAGCATCTCACTAGCCTTTCTGAATAAAGATGCCCAAAAGGCATTGGAAGAAACAGGTGCTCTTAAGTTCTCGCTACGCAATTATTCGGACGGTGCCTATTTGGATAATGACGGAAAGCAGCAGATGACCTTAAGCGCATATGTCATGAAGCTACGTCAGGCAGGAGACCTCATGAAGCGGCAAGAATGGTCGGAAGCGCTAAGCGAAGTGAAATTGCTCCAGCGTCAATGGCTATCTGTCGAAGGGGACATCGTGAGCCAATCTCAAACGGTATACAATAACACCGAACGGGATCTGGTGTTGTTGGATGCCTACTTATCTAACAGTGGCAAGCAAACGCAAGCTGAGTCTATCGTGGATAGGATGGTTGTCTCTCTAACACCGCTTATTGATGCGCAGTACTCCTGGTGGGATGCAGCTTTAATTCCACTGCGGGAAGGATTAGAGGCATTGCTTGTCGTTGGGACATTACTGATGTACACCAAGAAATCCAATTCAAAGCCGGCTAGACGGTGGGTAATTGGCGGTTCGGTAGCAGGCGGCTTAATTTGTATCGGAGTGGGCTTTGTTGTAGCCTTCGTGTTGTCGTCGGGAGCATTTGGGCGCAACAATTCGCTTATTAACGGTTGGACGGGTGTACTAGCCAGTATTCTGCTTCTATATGTGAGCTATTGGCTGCATCGCAATTCTGATGTTAAACGCTGGAATCATTTTTTAGAATCGAAGAGTACGAAGGCTCTAACTAGCGGTAGAATGATTTCACTCGGCCTGCTTGCGTTCTTCGCCATTGTACGCGAAGGACTGGAGACAGTCATTTTTCTCGTGGGTATGGTTGGAAAAATGTCAGGAGCAGAGCTAGCTGGAGGAATCGCCGCAGGGTTCGGTATTCTAGCATTGTGTGCAGTAGTCATGATCAAAGCCGGAACAAAGCTGCCTGTCCGCCCGGTGTTCCTTGTCTCAAGCATCATTGTGTTTTATTTGTGCTTTAAGTTCATGGGTTCAGGTATTCATGGTTTACAGATGGCAGGTGCATTACCTTCAACAGTACATGACTACTTGCCGGAGAGCTTGTCGATTAGCTTGTATCCTTCGTGGTACAGCACTCTCCCACAGCTACTGTTTTTATTGGTGGGAGTTACAGTCGTTATTTTACAGGGAACAACCGGCAAGCGTAAAAGCAAGAAAATAAGCACTACAGTTTCAAAAGTTAACTAACAGGGGGACTAGATTAGAATGAACAAATTCAATAAATTAGCATGTCTATTACTTGCGGCAACATTGGTGCTAAGCGCCTGCGGGAAAAATAATAACAGTGCACCAGCAGCAACCGAAACAAGTGCTCAGCAAAGCGGTGAAGCACCATCTACTGAGAAAAGTGCTATTCAGCAAGGAACAATTAAGCTTCAGGAAGAAACAACTAAACTACAGGCAGCCATCGATAAGAAGGACACGGATGAGGTTAAGCGTCTAGGTAAATCTATTAACGAAGCTTGGATATCTTTCGAGAGTTCTGTTCGCCAAATATTCCCACTCGAATATACAGAAGTAGAGAAATACGAGCTTCCAATCTATTCGGCATCAGCTTACGATAAAATAGATTTCGATGCTCTTAAAATAACGGCTGGCAAGCTTCAGGAAGCTTTAACAACACTACTTAATGCTAAGGAAACAACGGGAAGCACTTCGGAGCTTTTAACTAAGGCAGTCGCCAATTATAAAGTGTTCGTTCAAGAACAAGCTGACAATCTGGTCAGTCAGACGAAAGTGTTCGCTGAAGCTGTCAAAGCGGGCAATGCCGAGCAGGCGAAGCTTGAATATCCAAAAGCCCGTGTGTTCTTCGAGAGAATTGAGCCGATTGCCGAAAGCTTTGGTGATCTTGACCCGAGAATTGATGCACGTCTTGCCGATGCTGAGGATGAAGCAGCTTGGGGCGGATTCCATCGCATTGAAAAAGCACTTTGGTTAGACAATTCGCTAGAGGGCATGGATAAATACGCAGATCAGCTGGTTAAAGACACTGAGGAGCTCGCGGAAAAGATCAAAACGCTAGAATTAGAGCCAAAGGCAATGGTAGCTGGCGCGATGGAGCTGCTTAATGAAGCGGCGATTTCCAAAATCACAGGTGAAGAGGAAATCTATTCTCACACGGATCTGGTAGATTTTGATGCTAATGTTTATGGTTCCAAAACGGTATACTTAGCTATTATTCCTGCCTTAAATGAGAAAAATCCAGATTTGGCTAATCAGTTAGATAAGCAATTCCTGTTGCTTGAGCAGACGCTGCTAGGCCATCAAACTAATGGAATATATGTAACCTACGATAAGCTGACGACGGAGCAAATTCGACTAATTAGCGATCAAATTAGCCAACTTTCCAACTTGATGTCCCAAACGGCAAGCATTCTCTAGGGCGCGATTGAAGGAGAGATTATATGGATTCGAAGAAACAGCGAGAGGGTATGACACGGCGTGATTTTCTGAAAATGACGGCTGTGGCTGGTGTCGGTCTAGCTATTGGTGGGGCTGGAGTATCGGCGATTGAGCGGGCTGTTCGTCCTGCGAGCACTTCGGCTGCAGAAAGTAACCCTTCCGAGGATACAATTCCGATGTACGGTGAACATCAGGCGGGCATTATTACTCCTCAGCAGACGTATATGTATTTGGCGAGCTTTCGTATTACGACAGAAGACAAGGCAGCTGTTATTCGATTGTTCCGTGACTGGACGAGATTTAGTGATTTGAGTACTTCAGGCGGTACGATGAAAACAGGTGATAATCCATTACTGCCACCAAGTGATACAGGAGAAACGCTAGATTTGCCAGCATCGAAGCTAACTGTAACCTTTGGTTTTGGACCTACGTTTTTCAGTGTGGAGGGTAAGAACCGGTTTGGTATATCAGCGAAAAGCCCTCGCTACTTAAAGGATATTCCACGGATGCCGAAGGACAATCTGGATCACCTTCAATCTGGTGGTGATGTCATTGTTCAAGTGTGCGCGGAGGATCAGCAGGTCGCTTTCCATGCGGTTCGGAATTTTATTAGGCTCTCAACTGGATATGCTACACTTAAGTGGATTCAAGAGGGCTTCATAAGTGGCAGCGGGGGTAAAACTCCTCGTAATCTCTTCGGCTTCAAGGATGGGACAGCTAATAATCTTCATCAGACACCAGCTGGCTACAATGATGTCGTCTGGGCAGGAGAAGATGAGCCTGCTTGGATGAAGGGCGGCACTTACTTGGCTTATCGCAAGGTGCGAATGTTGCTCGAGGTGTGGGACAGATCATCGTTAACCGATCAGGAGGACACCTTCGGTCGTCACAAGGAGTCGGGTGCCGCCTATGGCACCAAAGACGAATTCGACACGGTTGATCCAGCACAAATGCCAGTAAGTGCACATGTACGTCTGGCTAAGCAATCGAAGCAGCTTATTCATCGCCGGGGCTACTCCTACACCGATGGTGTTGATCTTCGCACCGGCAATGTGAATGCGGGGCTCTTATTCATTAGCTATCAGAAGAATCCGGATGAACAGCTTATACCAATGCTAAAGCTGATGCAGAGCCAAGATAAGCTCAATGAGTATACCTCGCATGTAGCAAGCGCTCTGTTTGCTTGCCCAGGCGGGCTTCGTGAAGGCCAATATATTGGTCAGAGTATTTTGGAATCTTAATTATTTGTTTTCTTAGGCAAAAGGCTGGGCAGATGCTTTCTCTGCTCAGCCTTTTTACTTTGTCCTAAACCTCATCCGACCTCTCGACACAACATGTATCGCCGTACTAAGGGAGTCAAGATCGGTTTGCGTGGTCCTCCGATTTAAACTTCCTGAGTGAACTACACATATGGGTTGGCAGACAGAATCGATTAACGAGATCCTCCAAATTAAACTTCCTGAATGAACTACACATATGGGTTGGCAGACAGGTATGTGTAGTTTACTCAGGAAGTCCGGGGAGGAGAGGGGCTCGTGAAAATTTGGGCAGGTAAAAAAGGTGAAATGAGTAAACTAGATCAAATTCTTTACCCCGCATACCTCTGCCTACTGCAACTCGCTGTCTGTCTAGCGCGCCCCGAACTGCATTATCGCATACAAGAAAGGGCTGTGTGTTCTGGCTAACGAACTGTATCGTACTTATTATCGATAAGATGGCTACATATTTATTTTAAACTCCAGTGGTGTTATTGAGTCATTTAGAGGAGGAAAGGAGCTACTCTGCTGGATATAAGATGTTTGGAATGTTTAAAATATAAAACCATCATATTTTGAGCAAATAAGTGTTATTGGGTTCGTAAGCCGCATGTTCCGTGTATGGAACGGATAAACTCCGATGTGCCAACATGCGATTTTGTTCACGATATTCGTTAGCTGAAATTGCGTTCTTAGCCTCATTGAGTTCGCTATCCGAACTTAGTAAGGCTTACTCGCGATTTAAGGTGAATACCGATAGCTCTGGCGCACTGCCTATGCGAATTCGTATTCGTGTCGTTCCGATCCCTCGATTGACGAACAGTAAGTACGGACGGAGTCCTCGGCTTTTACTTTGAATGGAGTACATTCCTCTAACATACCTTCTACCTAAGGATGTTCGTATTAACGCTCCTAGAATAGGTAGATGGACCTGACCGCCATGACTATGTCCAGATAACTGCAGATCAACAGGATATTGGGCTAGACTGTCAGCGACGTCTGGTTCATGAGTGAGTAGTAAATTAAAGCCTTCCTGCTTTAATGCAGAGAGCGTTTTTCTCGCTGCAGGCTGACCTAGTACATAGTCGTCTAAGCCTGCTATTGTAATGAATTCTCCGGCAGGCAATCTAACCTTCAGTAGATCATTGATTATAACCTTAAATCCGGCTTGATTAAGAAAGGACCCTGATGTACGAATTTTCCTTGTATAGCCAAAATCATGGTTACCGTAGACAGCGAATTTGCCGAGGGGTGCGTGGATTCGAGCAAGGATAGATGTTGGATCGTTGTCCGTAGCATTCGTTTTACCCCGTGAATCGAAGAGGTCACCAGTGAAGACGACAATATCGGGCTGTAACGAATTAATAGCGGTAATCAATTCATCAAGCTGCTGGAGTGAGTAATGAGGACCGATGTGAGTGTCGCTAAATTGCACGATAGTTATGCCATGAAAGCCTTCAGGGATTAAGGGAGATGAGATCGTATGTCTAGAAATCGTAAGTCTCCTAGGCTCAATAAATACTCCATAAGTACATATTAATATACTTATGATAACGAATCCGAAGATCAGATATATGAGCATGAACGATCATCCTTTCTATTCCTATATTAAGGTAACATGTGGAGAAAAGGAATGAAAGAAAGTCGGTGTGATATTAGTCATAGTAGTCATGACAGTATACATGGTTAAATGGGAGGACATTTAGGCAACGGAGGAGAGCCAGCATGAATTCCCAATTTGGAATTGTTAAGAAGATGGTCATCGGCATTACGTTAGCCTCGTCGGTAACTTATGGGACAAGCGCGTTTTTTCTATTGGTTCTGAAGGATCAATTTACTTTCTTACCTGGTTGGCTGTTCGTTCTTCTTACGCTTCTGTTCGGAGTATTCTGGACTGGGTTATTCGGTTTTTTCGCAGCGAGGTGGCTGTTACGTCCTCTTCTGGGCCTAACGCTAGCCGCTCAGGAGGCAGCCAAAGGAAATCTTGGTGTGAAAGTCGTTACTCAACCTTCCAATGATGAGATGCAGGCACTTGGAGAAGCCTTTACATTCATGCTGGATCAATTGCGAACAATTATTGCTGGAATTAAGGATAACACTCGGCAGACTGACTCACACGTTAAGGAACTGCAGGATGCGATTGGACAGGCGACAGGGCAAATTGAGCAAATGACAGATGAGTCAGAAGCGATTACGTCTGGCACGCAAACACAAGCAGATTCTGCAGAACTAATGCACCATAAGGCAGAGGCTTTATCTGTAGCCGCCGATAGGATGAGTGAGGAAGCTGCCAACGCACGGGATAGAGCATGGCAAATGAATCGATCAGCGAAGCAAAGTGAAGAGGTATTCCACTCCCTCATTGCTGGAATGCATCAATTGTCTGAGCTTAATCGTGAAGCAATGGATGTTGTAGCGCAGCTTAGTAGCTATGCCAATGAAATAGGCACGATATCTAATGTTGTCGGAGACATTGCGGACCAGACTCATTTGCTAGCATTGAATGCTTCCATCGAGGCGGCAAGGGCGGGAGAAGAGG
This portion of the Cohnella abietis genome encodes:
- the efeB gene encoding iron uptake transporter deferrochelatase/peroxidase subunit, with translation MDSKKQREGMTRRDFLKMTAVAGVGLAIGGAGVSAIERAVRPASTSAAESNPSEDTIPMYGEHQAGIITPQQTYMYLASFRITTEDKAAVIRLFRDWTRFSDLSTSGGTMKTGDNPLLPPSDTGETLDLPASKLTVTFGFGPTFFSVEGKNRFGISAKSPRYLKDIPRMPKDNLDHLQSGGDVIVQVCAEDQQVAFHAVRNFIRLSTGYATLKWIQEGFISGSGGKTPRNLFGFKDGTANNLHQTPAGYNDVVWAGEDEPAWMKGGTYLAYRKVRMLLEVWDRSSLTDQEDTFGRHKESGAAYGTKDEFDTVDPAQMPVSAHVRLAKQSKQLIHRRGYSYTDGVDLRTGNVNAGLLFISYQKNPDEQLIPMLKLMQSQDKLNEYTSHVASALFACPGGLREGQYIGQSILES
- the efeO gene encoding iron uptake system protein EfeO, whose translation is MNKFNKLACLLLAATLVLSACGKNNNSAPAATETSAQQSGEAPSTEKSAIQQGTIKLQEETTKLQAAIDKKDTDEVKRLGKSINEAWISFESSVRQIFPLEYTEVEKYELPIYSASAYDKIDFDALKITAGKLQEALTTLLNAKETTGSTSELLTKAVANYKVFVQEQADNLVSQTKVFAEAVKAGNAEQAKLEYPKARVFFERIEPIAESFGDLDPRIDARLADAEDEAAWGGFHRIEKALWLDNSLEGMDKYADQLVKDTEELAEKIKTLELEPKAMVAGAMELLNEAAISKITGEEEIYSHTDLVDFDANVYGSKTVYLAIIPALNEKNPDLANQLDKQFLLLEQTLLGHQTNGIYVTYDKLTTEQIRLISDQISQLSNLMSQTASIL
- a CDS encoding NAD(P)/FAD-dependent oxidoreductase, whose translation is MTNQLELFDTTIIGGGPAGMYTAFYSGMRDLKTKIIDAQDQLGGRLLTYPEKVIWDVGGVTPILCEQLISQLVQQAQTFEPTIVLGQQIAGLEHQPDGTMILTATNGEQHWTKTVILAIGYGIRKMAKLEIEGADRYEVTNLYYTVQELETFRNKRVLISGGGDSAVDWANALEPIAASVTVVHRREQFGGHERNIKKMKESSVNVLVPYRVEKLHSKDGAVIDEVTITHMVTEEQEQLEVDAIIVNHGMKSDFGPIRDWGLDIGEWNIQVSERMCTNIPGIFAAGDTVNYGSKVGLIAGTFNDGVLALNSAKLFMEPEAHKYAYVSSHNEKFKEKNKALGIVVEEEEEE
- a CDS encoding methyl-accepting chemotaxis protein; this translates as MNSQFGIVKKMVIGITLASSVTYGTSAFFLLVLKDQFTFLPGWLFVLLTLLFGVFWTGLFGFFAARWLLRPLLGLTLAAQEAAKGNLGVKVVTQPSNDEMQALGEAFTFMLDQLRTIIAGIKDNTRQTDSHVKELQDAIGQATGQIEQMTDESEAITSGTQTQADSAELMHHKAEALSVAADRMSEEAANARDRAWQMNRSAKQSEEVFHSLIAGMHQLSELNREAMDVVAQLSSYANEIGTISNVVGDIADQTHLLALNASIEAARAGEEGRGFDVVAQAVKSLADESAGSVKTIRGLIRQIQGEVTRAVGHIRTQYEVSEREAKMGEQFATAFHDVNMEAEQVVTIVEAVASGLTLQARQATEQLNEARRIAQVAEQIRLGAQQVFSASEEQTAVMQEISASTDNLRAKSSELRSKADYFRS
- a CDS encoding metallophosphoesterase → MLIYLIFGFVIISILICTYGVFIEPRRLTISRHTISSPLIPEGFHGITIVQFSDTHIGPHYSLQQLDELITAINSLQPDIVVFTGDLFDSRGKTNATDNDPTSILARIHAPLGKFAVYGNHDFGYTRKIRTSGSFLNQAGFKVIINDLLKVRLPAGEFITIAGLDDYVLGQPAARKTLSALKQEGFNLLLTHEPDVADSLAQYPVDLQLSGHSHGGQVHLPILGALIRTSLGRRYVRGMYSIQSKSRGLRPYLLFVNRGIGTTRIRIRIGSAPELSVFTLNRE
- a CDS encoding FTR1 family iron permease, which encodes MRSTSPWNANSLFTAVCAFALSLALFFSTYSTVLAADGLTAEQSTNEISIAIKQADEMGAYIESGNLEQGSEVFALIKKWWTVNKKTVKQNSLDMALEIDRQVASISLAFLNKDAQKALEETGALKFSLRNYSDGAYLDNDGKQQMTLSAYVMKLRQAGDLMKRQEWSEALSEVKLLQRQWLSVEGDIVSQSQTVYNNTERDLVLLDAYLSNSGKQTQAESIVDRMVVSLTPLIDAQYSWWDAALIPLREGLEALLVVGTLLMYTKKSNSKPARRWVIGGSVAGGLICIGVGFVVAFVLSSGAFGRNNSLINGWTGVLASILLLYVSYWLHRNSDVKRWNHFLESKSTKALTSGRMISLGLLAFFAIVREGLETVIFLVGMVGKMSGAELAGGIAAGFGILALCAVVMIKAGTKLPVRPVFLVSSIIVFYLCFKFMGSGIHGLQMAGALPSTVHDYLPESLSISLYPSWYSTLPQLLFLLVGVTVVILQGTTGKRKSKKISTTVSKVN